The genomic window ATGAAAAAAGGTAAGATAAAAAGAATATTAGAAGACCATTGGAAAGAGTTTGAAAAGTTATATAAAAATAAGATTAGACCTAATGTTAAAAAGGAAGTAGAAAAAGTTTTAAAGTGTAAAGATACAAAGTATGGATTTATTGAATTGAAGTGTAATAATTGTAATACTACAAAGAGAATCGGATTTACATGTAAAAGTAGATTTTGTACTTCATGTGGAAAGATTTATACGGATAATTGGATTGATAATATGTTGGGAAATTTAATAAATGTTAGGCATAGACATATAGTTTTTACTATACCAAAAGAATTAAGAGAATTCTTTGGACTGGATAGACAAAGACTTAAGATATTGCCGAAGTGCGCAGCGAGAGCTGTTACGAGTTGGATGCATAGTTTAAATAGAAAGGAGGAATTCACACCAGGTATAGTAACTGTAATACATACATTTGGAAGAGATTTAAAGTGGAATCCTCATGTACATATGATGGTTACAGAAGGAGGGAGAGGAAATATAACAGAATGGAGGCATATAAGGCACATATCTTATGAATCATTAAGAAAAAGATGGCAAAAGGTTTTGTTAGATGAAATAACTTATATAAATGGAAATACAAAAGAAATTAAATTACTAAAAAATAAACTATATAAAGAGAAAGATAAAGGTTTTTATGTTCATGCTAAAACTGAGATAAAATCAGCGAAGACAGCAGCAAAATATGTAGGGAGATATGTGGGACGTCCTGCGATAGCGGAATCAAGGATTCTTAAATATGATGGTGAAAATGTGACTTATAAATATACTAGACATGAAGATAATAAGGTCATAGTTGAAACTGTACATGTATATGAGTTCATAAAAAGAATAATAAGACATATTCCAGAGAAAAATTTTAAAATGATAAGATACTTTGGAATTTATTCTAGAAGAAGCAAAGGAAAATTTAATTTTATAAAAATGATAGATGAAAAGATATTAAGTATAAGAAGATCTATAGCAACTTGGGAGAATAGAATACTGGCAATAAGTGGTGTAAATCCGTGTAAATGTCCTAACTGTGGTAATAAAATGAGATTTCATGATATTGTATATCCTAAATATGGGTCCATGAGGGAACGGCTGAGAATTAAGATTATAGAAGAGAATGAAGAAAAATTAGAAAAGGCTATAGAAAATTATGCTATTACTAAACGTATATTAAGTGGTAAAATAATTCCGAAAACAACTTAGTTGGAGGAAGTAAGATGAAAACAGAGGAAATATTATATATTTGTACTATTTGCGGAGCTAAAGAAAATATTCCTAAAGAAGTAGTTGAATATTTTGATGAAATGGATCAAAGCAATGTTGATGAACCACCATGCTTTTCATGTGAAAAGTGCGGAGGAGTAATGAGGCCTAAAGAGTATACTGGAGTATATGGAATAAAGTATTAATTAATAGGAAAAATATAGCATAGAACAGATATCGGTTCTATGCTTCTTAAGGTACTTAAAATTAAATTCCCGAAGGGAGCGTGGCGAAAGCCACTTTTTTAGTAATTTTAAGAAAAGTAGAATAATAATAATATATTATTATTCTAATAAGAAATACTCGTAAATGATGAAATAAAAATAAAAAAATTAAAGTATCAAGTACTATAATAGAATAGACAAGATTAAAAAGAAAATATATAATGTAAAAGAAATTTATATTATATAAACATTTTAGGAATCTGTTAAGTTGATATGAAAAAATAGCT from Clostridium septicum includes these protein-coding regions:
- a CDS encoding IS91 family transposase; this encodes MKKGKIKRILEDHWKEFEKLYKNKIRPNVKKEVEKVLKCKDTKYGFIELKCNNCNTTKRIGFTCKSRFCTSCGKIYTDNWIDNMLGNLINVRHRHIVFTIPKELREFFGLDRQRLKILPKCAARAVTSWMHSLNRKEEFTPGIVTVIHTFGRDLKWNPHVHMMVTEGGRGNITEWRHIRHISYESLRKRWQKVLLDEITYINGNTKEIKLLKNKLYKEKDKGFYVHAKTEIKSAKTAAKYVGRYVGRPAIAESRILKYDGENVTYKYTRHEDNKVIVETVHVYEFIKRIIRHIPEKNFKMIRYFGIYSRRSKGKFNFIKMIDEKILSIRRSIATWENRILAISGVNPCKCPNCGNKMRFHDIVYPKYGSMRERLRIKIIEENEEKLEKAIENYAITKRILSGKIIPKTT